The genomic window GATCaccattaatatcatatatgtcTTGAATCCAGCACTGCTAATGAGGGTAATGGTAGATTTCCGGTCATATAAGAAatactatttcattaaattaaaaatactatattttaaacattatcattttagcttaaaatatgcataacacaataaattgtGTCAATTTTACCTACCAACCGGCAGTTCGCCATTATCCTCTATATGGATTATGCCTAAAGTTTATTCTCGGCGAaaccacattaaaaaaaacgcgCCACATGCATACCTCATGCAACATTTAagttgatatataatatcgattttcATAATGTGTTAAGGTGATGAGAAAACTtgcattgaaaattgaatacaaagatcctcataagttaattttatagtgattcaaaaattataagaatacataaggcacattatttttttattggtgtttgaagttcaaatatcaacaacaattcgtcaaaatcgtgaatatttataaattattttgtagtttaaatgtataaaaaattgtgtacgTATCTAACTCAatctaagagttgaaaatttaatgtaagtttttctataagtttggcttacaataattataaaagaacttaataaAGTTTGGGGTATTCAGATAACATAAACCACTTTTTTCACCATCCACTGGAAAAATATCCTAGGCTAACAAATAATTTCCctttagaatcgtttttcgtttaCACTGATACTTATCaatagattcaaatttaatacatccgtTGTAGACTATAGTGACCTACTGTACAGCAGTGCGTTACTAAGTTTGCAGACCACTCTTTTtttccacattttttttttagtaagtaaCTGTTACATGAGTATAACAATGGAAAAATAGAAGGggctaaattaaatatggaaGAGcactaattttatactttgtcCGGAGTAAAAAATATGCTAGAATGCTAGATGCCCTGTACATATCCTGTAATCTATATATAGATATCCTCAAcatgttcatataatatactattatattttatataaatatagtattatatcgtGGTTGAgatatgcaaataataaaaaaaaaaatacgtaatgacaacatataataaaaatgtaaggtttgataaaatattttattatttttgaattttagtattttattactagaacgaattataaattatgtaacacGACAATTTATCGTCGAtgacaattttatcatatagctAGACTTCGCTTAGTACCTATTACTGAATTAGTAACCAATTAGTACGcccaaaaataaacttttaacaaaTACTATTGTAAcaataccataaaaataaaaaataaagtatttttacaatttaatagcaataataaatataatttaaatacatttttatagtgaatttttgagattttttaagGCATTAAAATCCCAgctctattaattatatatgattataaactaATCCAACTCCGTGGTCATGGCGATGGTGGCAGCGCACTCGACGCAGATTGCAgaactaagtaaaaaaaagagcTTGTTGCGATGACGGCAGTATATATTACACGAAAGAACCAACTCGtatgtgtacactgtacagtggCGTAACCAAAGGCGGCTATATTTCTTGTTAgtagttgtataattaaaaaaagtatttttaaaagtgtttattaatatttttatagtttttaattttcaataactcagattaaaagtgtataaaaaaagtgtccccatataaaaattcttagcTACGCCTCTGTATGTGTATTGCCTgtgtaatttatcaaaaaatggtCCGACCTCTCTGTAgtctaaactaataataaatgaactgATTGACTTTAAATTTACATGGGTTGACCAATTGGCTATTTAGATgatgtttttataagtttcaGGTTAATCGGATTCAGAGTAATATGCAAAagtactacaaaaaaaatagctaGCATAGTTTAGTATTAATCGAAACATTCCAAACGCTATTTTTCTCAACAATTCAACCGTTCATATTTCCCATTTCAAGCAACTAGACTTGGAACGGACTGGCCTGGCGGTGGCCCGATACAATAACAGATTAAATGTccagataatattttaggaattaaaaatattgtatataaaataacattaaattatttcgttcaaacaatttatacgATGCACCGCTGTACAAAACATAATGCAGATATATACTCCGAACAGCTTGTATAGGGTTTTATTTacgaactataatattattttttatattttatactcgtattaactaataaaaacgcCACTGTTGCCATCAACCGCAGAGCGTTACTGATACTCGCACAGCCAAAGTCGTAAGAGCTAAgcttaataaatgtattaagtatattagtatattattagtacaaCTATAtggtttataagtatattaaaatgtgtatatctataaaataaatacattgtatatgttttataagtgtacctataatgtataatgtatattcatataattatatctacattaaatgttgattatattttttaaataataaagttttttttgtcagtatcatatttttaacatacttaTGATCAAATTATTTGTCCCCTGTTAATTTTTGGCCCGGCAAAAAAAATTTCCGACCTTAAATATTGACccaatatttacattacaacaatacatttttggtatattataaaattgttctatTCAATCGGCGTGAATAGTCATGATTCATGAGTCATTCACGTGccattataaactatagttgaagcctattatataatatgtataatgtatattgtatattgatcGAAGCCGGTTTATATTACGAGTTGTCTTTTGTATTATTCGTGATGTTTGGCAAAATctcaattgttttatttatattataaaatatattatatgatttacgaGAATTGAAAACTCGTTACATGGGTTAGTAAACATTAAAGAATAGTACCTGTTATAACCaattgaagtatttaaatagtaaatataaattatatttccaaaaaaaattcagtaaaTTTCTTATGTACTAGTCCAAGATGGCCATATATCATTGTCAGTTTACTTGTaccaaaatattgtacatcgGCTTCGTTTGCGCATTTTCCGTTTTATCTTCACAAAATTATCGCACAACAAATGTACTGATGCATTCAGATATATTCTGATCAATAGaagggtaaaaaaaataaattcttgttAAACATAAGTGTTCATTTCAATATGGtacattacaattatagtAAGTTACAGTCGTACACTTGTATATCTCGACAGagtttacattttactatCCACTAAtctattagttaaatatatattgtctaATATCCTTGGTAACAGTTTTCGAAAAATTCGGGATCACAACAAAAAGCGATGGAAAAACTGGAATTTTTGCGCAATACcagttttcaacaaaatcgattttttcataaagttgtaactcaaaaatgaatcattacaaatactttaaatgttccccatattatgttttgtattagtgttatctatatacagttaaattttataaatattatggctCTTTTTGAGCTTcggtgtcgataaaaaaatttcgggtgcccaaaataacttaaagatttaatacaaggtttcttataagttgtttttattgtagttaaaaaaaaaaataaaaatcgttgatcacaattttttagaaagcgttcaaagttaaaatttttaaaaaaatatctttgtcattaaaaaaataaccacagAAACAACACATCATGTGGATGTTGCGTCCTCTTAATCTTGTCATGTTATTGTTAACTGATTAACTAGATTAGGAcgattaggtattatatgtcaaaattaactattaagaatAGTGATGTGCAAACGACAACCGGCAAAGatgttttatacttatgtacATATCCCATAAGCATGACCAAACCTTTATTGCAGGGGAAGTCAACCAACATTACATCGTTTCTTAACCTTTTTAGTGTCGTGACCcccaaaataagtataaatactataaagtagtataaaacaatttttacacaaaattttaaattttatattcttgtcGTATGCAGTCTACGTCTACCACACACTTGTCTATCACGCATCTATGGCCATTagtcattacttattattattgaattattacttaaataaattatgaattaaatattatacgaatataaatatatatacctactgtaaatgtaaaatatattaattatactgattatatgtttatattcttAAACATGTTGAGCATTCCGGAGAATTCGTTATTGATACGTACTAGATTTACtgtgattaaatatactataattctatatttctacattgatattcaaattcttttatatcaataaatatattttaattaagtataaaaacatgtgtattacgtcatattatattatgtatacaagtaACACGTGTAATAGAGGTAGAAGACCAGTGTgcgtttaacatttataagtatttaactgtaggcattgattataaatactagttaAATAGTACTTTAAATCAATTCTGTAGGTCATAAAGAAACGAGCGGTATGGCGCATATACCAatccataattttattgatgtacAAATACAATGTGCTTTTATGGAAATTACATGATAAGGAAAgcttattatgtattaggtatataattttatatacatattatgaatagttaaatatgattatactaATCATAGTTGAActaaattaagtacctatataatagaatattttatgagaGTGCTTTTAGTTTGTTAAAATGCAGTGGCCAGAGCattacgtaaaaaataatggtatGCAACGGAAAAATTCCGAAgataactttaatatatacattaaaaaaatggtttgGAAATCAAATGAAATAGTTTTGGACATAGGATGTGGACCAGGCGACGTAATCTCGGATATTCTTTATCctttattaaagaataatatcaaACAGTTGGTTAGCTTaagatacttttaatatttttgataattataatttttaattatattaatattgttttttattaggttGGTGTTGATAAATCAATAGAAATGATAGAATATGCTAAAAAAACATATGGATGCTCTAATATAGATTTCAAAGTCCTGAATATTGAAAATGCCAATGATTGCTCTTTGTATTCAAATagatttgacaaaatattttcatttttatgccTTCACTGGGTtcataataaagttaattccttgtgtaatatgtatttaatgttgaaaagTGGCGGAGAACTTTTGTTAAACTTCTTGTTAACTAATCCATTAGTTGAGTTGTATACACATTTGGATGCAGAAtggcaaaaatatattaaagtgagtattgatgttatattttttttttggcttttaattagtataataatttatcattttatatattattattatggtaatataatatacagtgaagtatatacctaattaaaaaaactaaagtcTCTTGTGCTTTgctccataaaaataaaataacttattataaaaagttaagacaaattgttattggtttgtttttactttttaaatgtataatcaagACCGAACGGAATTTGTGAGTAACAGAATATAAATTCGTAGGCCAGCCTTCATTTTGAtagaataagtaataaacCTAATTGTTCTAACCCATTCTAATGTGTTTTGTTCTATctagtaaaaatagtataatttagtgAATCGGTTCTTACTATAGCTAGCGCTGCGtgtaatgattaaaatgataCCTAATTAGACAATTACccatataaattcaattttatattattttattaaatttaatttagtataataaaattttaaaatattaataggatctaaaaaaaatgccGTATGGTTTATATTCACGAGATGAAACGAGAGAAGATATAATCAAGGCTGGATTccgaattattaattttgaatcaagtgtcaaaaaatatacatttccgaatttatcatcatttataggtaaatatgatCATTAGAGTTAATTTAAAGCTtcaacaataatgtattttttactagatacctatttaaaataagttatttttcataccTTGTTATTGAAGTTTCAAAtgaaatcttaaatttaattgtaagcattgaaaaataacttgaatataatatatgttactaTTTTCCTCAAAATGCTCAAATATTAAAGCATGTTATAACCTATAAatgaaaacttataaatatgaataaaaaattatgtcaatttattttttattttactaaacaaCCTAATcctattttaacattttttaacctaacctaatgtttgcttattctttattttttctcatttaattataatatggtattctTTTGCCagtaaaatctttatttaagCTGAAATTTCTTCAATTCAttgacatttaataaaaaagttttcttaGAAAATTTGTGATATCTTTTATTCTGTTCTCTACatgatcattatttaatttataataagcaaaggatataaaaatgttttattttagtagtCTCCaacctaattatatttaaaaaatataccattttgattttattaatttttattcagaaaTACATGTAGAACCAATTTAAGTGACAAAATTTACTACCTAACTAAACTCATCTTTCTTAAATTGTATGACTTTTCTTTCCCTCTCTAAACATTATTGACATATGATGGTAAAACATATTTAGGCTCGgtcatctataaaaaaatcgagattCTTCGtctgtttcattatttattaaaagtttaaaattgtaacagTATAAGAAGGGgacttttttatcataatataaagcttttaaataatcaaggtataaaagtttttaaacattttgattccAACatacaaagtatttttttttttattattattattgtttatcgattgttaattttgtttattatttgtgtttaatagATACCCTTAAACCAGTAGATGAAATGTACGATTTTTTGCCAGAACACTTACATGACAGATATGCAGCACatgttaaagaaaaattatgtcAGACACAAATAGTTGAAATATGTCCAATTacagaaaaaacaatttttaaatatattcctaTTACTGTGCATGCAAtcaaagattaaaatttaaaatatgaatattaaattttataccttTTATGTTACTTTCTTACTGGgttttattaaagaattaaaaaataaagtaaaattgcaataaatattcataaatataatttatattttcaatatttttcatattctagttcttaaaaaaataaaatattaaatttgttcttaatttataaaaaacaaataatgtataaaattattattggtgcattaaaaaattttaaaggggaataatgttttgtttgGGTGTTGATATACCTTTAACTTTgttgtatattactataatgtattatatacattttataagtaatggattttgaattttatttttatttatttaatctgaacatatatttttttacttttttccaacttaaacattgattttataataaaaaatcccaaaatgtgaaaaattaaaatgtatttcttttataaccttaaaaataTGCTAGTTATGTAGTAAGTATGTTTCATTTTAGTTttcttattgatataaattctaaatacacAAAATCAACAACTATTTAACatccatttattttgttactgcagtataatttaatgaaggCGTGTGTATAGACAACTCATCGTAcgacgatttattattataattgtatcacGGACTAAGATAGAATGGACaagttagaaaataataaatatattcagtcGGGTATATGGGTGACATGATCCGCTTATGGTTTATGTatctatcattaattttatactcgtAAGGTTTATATTGTTGATTATGTTGTATTAAGCTACAAGAGTTCGTTTACTATAGGTTGTACTACAAatacttttatgaattttcgttataaatgaatattatgaataaatcaataaaatgtaagtggtacacaaatatttataattttatttcactattaCAACGAATACAATTGTCATGATCCTCacgaatatattgttataattaaatataatatacacaaatttgaaattttaatatatcctTAAAAAGATTCCGGTTGTGCCAACTGCCAAGCCTTGGCCGGCTGTTCCATGCTCACTACGTCTATGATGAGAGTATGTCGCGgtcgaataatataataaggtctaattaaataactatctgTATAAGATCGTGGCACCATACGATGCATAATAAAAGCATATGCTTTTAGGCTCTAGCcaccaatatttaaaataatctgaataaatttaatttaaggtaaataaatatactgtacaataaaaataatggcttattattgttaaataaataattaaaatactatcaaTAATGTACAGTCAATTAGACTGCgagaaaatgaaattttcaataccATCAAATTGAATCGCCAAAACACTGAAAAGAAACGTTAACTACAGGTTGATACTAAGCGGCATTTTTGTGAAAACTCAACAATTCAAAACGTACATCTAGTAACAGCGTAGTTTGTCAGTATGTTGAATAGCATGCACGTATATAATTATGCAAAAAATGGTTGAACTAATCATGCTTTTAAGCTCTAgcccattattatatttatattttataatttcttttggAAGAAAAGGAAGCACACACAACTATGCTTAAAAGTGAggtcaagtgggtaccgctctgctgtacattaggtgccgtgtggatcactattatataatatgataggagtgttaaatttaaatataatgatatgtatcattgtatatgaaaaacgattctgaacgaagataaTTTGTCAGCCAAGGATATACTTTCCAATTTTTGGCGAAAAAGgaggtttatgttttaatggcctgattacaactaaatttaagatcttttataattattgtaagccaaatttttggaaaatcttgtattacattttcaactcttagctacctatacaaaaacttttatgaattaaatctacaaaataatttacaaatattcataattttgacgaattttgtcaatatttgaacttcaagcgctaataaaaaaaactgtgaatatgtattcttataagttttgaatcactataagactaacttatgaggaacttagttttaattttcaagtattttgactcagtcaaaaattttttatcgatatttataaaaaaaactaaacaaaaacgaatatttcaaaaatagcattaaaataagcgaaatattttgaaaattaattcgtgtaaagaaaatgtcaatctaaataactggtgaaattttcaagtatctacgactaatacttaatgaataataacaaatatctaaaatcgtttgaggataaattattgttgttacgcaattttgtaaaaatttaaaattcaaacgcacataacatttttcctataatgacgtttcgagttttctcttacctattttaaggaaaacttatggtaAACTTAGTGTTGAGATTTTAACCttatagatataaacacaattacacaaaaaactttatgatttttcagccacaaaattacttgcaaatttttgcgattttgacatatttcgtaaaaatttgaactataaacgctttaaaaaaaaaaatttgtgatcaaaaataataataaatatagtaaaataatatagtaagttaTCAATAgttaccaatattttattttatgtaaattaatttttctatgatGCGGGTACGACGCGACTATATTATGAACGAATATTAGTagttatatagaaaaaattaatataacttttccGAGGAATACTAGTGCGgtatggtttattttaattattaccgtAAATCtgagaattcaaatttaaaaaaaataattttatggcgGGTTTTTTTCTTCTACTGATATTTTGCTAACTGGTTTTGAATGCAATCACTAATCAGTAatctgttataataaaataactaaataataaaatttttgatttgactctttttaaattagttatatagCCTATCCAAGGTCCAATATATCATCACTAATGAAAAACAACGCCTAAATATagcaataaaatagtaaattagtaTACCTGATACCTCCTTCTTTAGaagaatcaaaataaaaaaaacctatagcAGTATAGCCATCTAAAACAAGTTTAAATCAAAtgagataaataaaaagtaggaaagattttttatacataatttggtATTCTTATCTTCTACATGTCAACTACACATTAGTTTCGTCTATCACAAAtctaaaaccattattattgcatttttattatagttctgtatagtt from Aphis gossypii isolate Hap1 chromosome 1, ASM2018417v2, whole genome shotgun sequence includes these protein-coding regions:
- the LOC114129169 gene encoding juvenile hormone acid O-methyltransferase-like, with amino-acid sequence MQWPEHYVKNNGMQRKNSEDNFNIYIKKMVWKSNEIVLDIGCGPGDVISDILYPLLKNNIKQLVGVDKSIEMIEYAKKTYGCSNIDFKVLNIENANDCSLYSNRFDKIFSFLCLHWVHNKVNSLCNMYLMLKSGGELLLNFLLTNPLVELYTHLDAEWQKYIKDLKKMPYGLYSRDETREDIIKAGFRIINFESSVKKYTFPNLSSFIDTLKPVDEMYDFLPEHLHDRYAAHVKEKLCQTQIVEICPITEKTIFKYIPITVHAIKD